From the Chthoniobacterales bacterium genome, one window contains:
- a CDS encoding nucleotidyltransferase family protein, with product MNALILAAGYATRLYPLTQNKAKPLLEVAGKPMIDWVLDNLAPISELERVYVVTNHKFVKDFRSWAESYSQKKPRFDIQIIDDGSTSDDDKLGAIGDICLAVSRHDLASDDLIVVAGDNLFSESLAEFAAAAKNSEAMLATYDVGDLEAMKKYASITTDGEGVITEFEEKPPEPKNTMAGIALYYFARDVVPLFTTYIAAGNNPDQPGRFIQWLYQRKPVKTFQIKGTWFDIGSKDTLEEANQIFAKFR from the coding sequence ATGAATGCCCTGATTCTTGCCGCCGGTTACGCCACCCGCCTCTATCCATTGACTCAAAACAAGGCGAAACCGCTTCTCGAGGTCGCCGGGAAACCAATGATCGATTGGGTCTTGGATAACCTCGCACCGATTTCGGAACTGGAGCGCGTCTATGTCGTCACCAACCACAAATTCGTGAAAGACTTCCGAAGCTGGGCCGAGAGCTATAGCCAAAAGAAACCGCGCTTCGACATCCAGATCATCGACGATGGATCGACGAGCGACGACGATAAGCTGGGCGCGATCGGCGATATTTGCCTCGCGGTGAGTCGCCACGATTTGGCGAGCGACGACCTGATCGTTGTCGCAGGCGATAATCTTTTCAGCGAATCGTTGGCGGAATTTGCCGCGGCCGCGAAAAACTCGGAAGCGATGTTGGCGACGTACGACGTCGGCGACCTCGAAGCGATGAAGAAATACGCGAGCATCACGACCGATGGTGAGGGCGTGATCACGGAGTTCGAAGAAAAGCCGCCGGAACCGAAGAACACGATGGCGGGTATCGCCCTCTATTATTTTGCCCGTGACGTCGTCCCGCTCTTCACGACTTACATCGCCGCCGGGAACAATCCGGATCAGCCGGGCCGGTTCATTCAATGGCTTTACCAGCGGAAACCGGTGAAGACATTCCAGATCAAAGGCACCTGGTTCGATATCGGGAGCAAGGACACGCTGGAAGAGGCGAACCAGATCTTCGCCAAGTTTCGGTAG
- a CDS encoding DUF5069 domain-containing protein codes for MQKLRPRSPYDRLGGYVHLPRLIDKARLHRKGLLDGYNYKTVGFDKHLLAFLKIKGDAFEEIANELDDDEKILEWVKKNGAKHSAEAIEHWNETMMARHPDTAEKKARFIHFLKESGGAGRKDIKTYFDLIEFDEGRLK; via the coding sequence ATGCAAAAACTGCGTCCACGCAGTCCCTACGATCGGCTCGGCGGTTATGTGCATTTGCCGCGTCTGATCGACAAAGCCAGGCTCCATCGCAAGGGGTTGCTCGACGGTTACAACTACAAGACCGTCGGCTTCGACAAGCACTTGCTCGCCTTCCTTAAGATAAAGGGGGATGCCTTCGAAGAAATCGCGAACGAGCTCGACGACGACGAGAAGATTCTCGAGTGGGTGAAAAAGAATGGCGCGAAGCATTCGGCGGAGGCCATCGAGCATTGGAACGAGACGATGATGGCGCGCCATCCCGACACCGCGGAAAAGAAAGCGCGGTTCATCCATTTCCTGAAAGAATCCGGCGGCGCTGGGCGCAAGGATATCAAGACCTACTTCGACCTCATCGAGTTTGATGAGGGACGGTTGAAGTAA
- a CDS encoding polymer-forming cytoskeletal protein: MEYAAAKSTMCRQCGSHFAPASPKQEIRLRPKEEPVEAAAASDSSLFHKIEGFWNKHHNSEIECFECKAKQEISSAASSTFCPKCSTHIDLRNYKVTTSFSRSIKTQGEIHITAKGDLSSTGVTCRSALIEGKMRGNMNCIGTATIDFVGKIPGRLTAQHVLIERKSDVHFFRRIRVKSIEIRGRMTGEIIAEGTVVIHRNALLDGNVTARSISVEKGGIFSGQLIIGSAGLTQAELLPETSSPATAAPEEPEPVAVPHPVPAT; encoded by the coding sequence ATGGAGTATGCGGCGGCCAAGAGCACGATGTGCCGCCAGTGCGGCTCACATTTCGCGCCGGCCAGCCCCAAACAGGAGATAAGGCTCCGTCCCAAGGAGGAACCCGTCGAGGCCGCGGCCGCCTCTGATTCTTCGCTCTTCCACAAGATCGAGGGCTTCTGGAACAAGCATCACAATTCGGAAATCGAATGTTTCGAGTGCAAGGCGAAACAGGAGATCAGCTCCGCCGCCAGCTCGACCTTTTGCCCGAAGTGCAGCACGCACATCGACCTGCGCAATTATAAGGTCACGACGAGTTTCAGCCGCTCGATCAAAACCCAGGGCGAAATCCATATCACGGCCAAGGGCGATCTCAGCAGCACCGGCGTGACCTGTCGCTCGGCGCTGATCGAAGGGAAGATGCGCGGCAACATGAATTGCATCGGCACGGCCACGATCGATTTCGTCGGCAAGATTCCCGGGCGGCTGACGGCGCAACATGTTTTGATCGAGCGCAAATCCGACGTCCATTTCTTTCGTCGCATTCGCGTAAAGAGCATTGAGATTCGCGGCCGGATGACCGGGGAAATCATCGCGGAAGGAACGGTTGTCATTCACCGCAACGCGCTTCTGGATGGGAACGTCACCGCGAGATCGATCTCCGTGGAAAAGGGTGGAATTTTCAGCGGCCAATTGATTATCGGCAGCGCGGGACTCACCCAGGCGGAGTTGCTTCCCGAGACCAGCTCGCCCGCCACCGCGGCGCCGGAAGAGCCCGAGCCGGTGGCAGTGCCGCACCCTGTGCCCGCGACCTAG
- a CDS encoding polymer-forming cytoskeletal protein, whose amino-acid sequence MLKKFIPQKPMSSIGEGSLSAGTEENNGLAQREEQRAASPTIDPKKYMAEHSGKDILSSDVEIKGSIKFQKELLIDGKVEGEINSDGVLTIGENANIQGEIKTKSITVYGKVQGNITVGERCELKSRCTLQGDLKAARLVIEEGATFIGKSEVTSSGASKASTPPARPEIVRNEEPAAPAKSAFGARV is encoded by the coding sequence ATGCTGAAGAAATTCATTCCGCAAAAGCCCATGTCGTCGATCGGAGAAGGATCGTTAAGCGCGGGCACTGAGGAGAACAACGGGCTCGCGCAACGCGAAGAACAAAGGGCAGCATCACCAACAATCGATCCAAAAAAATATATGGCTGAACATTCTGGCAAAGACATTCTCTCAAGCGACGTCGAGATCAAAGGCTCGATTAAATTTCAAAAGGAACTCCTCATCGACGGCAAAGTGGAAGGCGAAATCAATTCGGATGGCGTCCTGACCATCGGTGAAAACGCGAACATCCAGGGCGAAATCAAAACGAAGTCGATCACCGTTTACGGCAAGGTCCAGGGCAACATTACGGTGGGTGAGCGTTGCGAGCTCAAATCGCGTTGCACGCTCCAGGGCGACCTGAAAGCCGCGCGCCTCGTCATCGAGGAAGGCGCTACTTTCATCGGAAAATCCGAGGTCACCAGCAGCGGCGCCAGCAAGGCGTCCACTCCTCCGGCGCGGCCAGAGATTGTCCGGAACGAAGAGCCGGCAGCTCCGGCAAAGTCGGCCTTTGGCGCACGAGTCTAA